A part of Halobaculum sp. MBLA0143 genomic DNA contains:
- a CDS encoding ABC transporter ATP-binding protein: MSDPATVTLSGVRKAYGDTVALDDVDVEIGAGEFFTLVGPSGCGKTTTLRTIAGFERPTRGTVRIDGRDVTGVPPEARGVGVVFQHYALFPHMSVAENVGYGLRFTDPPGGVSTTERVTELLELVGLPDAGDREPESLSGGQRQRVALARALAPGPRLLLLDEPLSALDARLRERLRRTVRRIQRELGITTVYVTHDQAEALAISDRVAVVSDGAIEQVAPPRRLYRRPATRFVAEFVGDNNVFTGRVTESDDDTATVAVADTEFLIADEGLRTDDRVTFCVRPEGLAADAAHNRIRATVRETEFLGETTRVRADWGDRTITLRVSEPPAVDTTVTVGFPPSAAHVVSDGA; encoded by the coding sequence GTGAGCGACCCCGCGACGGTCACGCTGTCCGGCGTCCGGAAGGCGTACGGGGACACGGTGGCCTTGGACGACGTCGACGTGGAGATCGGGGCCGGAGAGTTCTTCACCCTCGTCGGCCCGTCTGGCTGTGGGAAGACGACCACACTCCGGACGATTGCGGGGTTCGAGCGCCCGACACGAGGGACGGTCCGGATCGACGGCCGGGACGTGACGGGCGTCCCGCCGGAGGCGCGCGGCGTCGGTGTCGTGTTCCAACACTACGCGTTGTTCCCGCACATGAGTGTCGCGGAGAACGTCGGCTACGGGCTCCGGTTCACCGACCCACCGGGCGGGGTGTCGACGACCGAACGGGTCACGGAGCTGTTGGAGCTGGTCGGCCTGCCGGACGCGGGCGACCGGGAGCCGGAGAGCCTCTCTGGCGGCCAGCGGCAACGGGTCGCGCTCGCGCGCGCTCTGGCGCCCGGTCCGCGACTCCTCCTGTTGGACGAGCCGTTGTCGGCGTTGGACGCGCGGCTCCGCGAGCGACTCCGACGGACGGTCCGCCGCATTCAGCGAGAACTCGGGATCACGACGGTGTACGTCACACACGATCAGGCGGAGGCGTTGGCGATCTCCGACCGGGTGGCGGTCGTCTCCGACGGAGCGATCGAACAGGTCGCGCCCCCGCGCCGGCTGTACCGACGGCCGGCGACCCGGTTCGTCGCGGAGTTCGTCGGCGACAACAACGTCTTCACCGGCCGGGTGACGGAGAGTGACGACGACACCGCGACGGTCGCGGTGGCCGACACGGAGTTCCTGATCGCGGACGAGGGACTCCGGACCGACGACCGAGTCACGTTCTGCGTGCGGCCGGAGGGGCTCGCGGCCGACGCCGCACACAACCGGATCCGAGCGACGGTACGGGAGACGGAGTTCCTGGGCGAGACGACGCGGGTCCGCGCCGACTGGGGCGACCGGACGATCACGCTGCGCGTGTCGGAGCCGCCGGCCGTCGACACGACGGTGACGGTCGGGTTCCCGCCGTCGGCCGCACACGTCGTCTCGGACGGCGCGTAG
- a CDS encoding ABC transporter permease has translation MRRGVGRLAGGLRRVAARPQRLLLPALSAATASLLAVVFYYPVATVFVDAVTVDGRVSLAPLSGVVSDSFYVGWLADPASVSLRSVGELGRFGFTAWQAFLSTLASVALGLPGAWVLSRFEFRGRRTLRSVTILPFILPSMLVVVGFYAAFGTDGTLVELASAVGLSTPDLVPSLPAVVVAHAFYNAPLVTRVVTAAYERVDAGAVETARALGASRRRAFRDVVVPQLLPAVLVGATLTFVFTFASFPIVLALGGVRFATVEVLLFSAIEQLDYGEAAALAVLETGISLVLTAAYLRYERRARTERGAVRPLPRRSLLPEGWRAPATWTARRLGSRLAVVAYGLVVAVVFVGPLASVVYESLVVDGTVTTTAYEFLIRRQQTGAAFQVKPWPAVRNSLLFGVATLVIALPAGVAVAVTTRRGRGGTLVDLLSAAPFAVSGIVVGLGLLRGLVFGTVVFGYRVTVSGPAAIAAAHAVAAYPFVVRNVAPAIDDLDEQLVESARSLGASRARALVDVELPLIWPGVLAGAAFAFAVSVGDFDATVVLAEGGGTYTMPVAVERYVGRRLGPATAMGTVLLLVTTVSFVVLDRVGGEGV, from the coding sequence CTGCGCCGCGGGGTCGGGCGACTCGCCGGCGGCCTCCGACGCGTCGCCGCCCGGCCACAGCGACTGCTGTTGCCGGCGCTGTCGGCGGCGACGGCGTCGTTGTTGGCGGTCGTGTTCTACTACCCCGTGGCGACAGTGTTCGTCGACGCCGTCACCGTCGACGGACGCGTGTCGCTGGCGCCGCTCTCGGGTGTCGTGTCCGACTCGTTTTACGTCGGCTGGCTGGCCGATCCGGCGTCCGTGTCGCTCCGGTCGGTCGGAGAGCTCGGACGGTTCGGGTTCACGGCCTGGCAGGCGTTCCTGTCGACGCTCGCCAGCGTCGCGCTCGGCCTCCCGGGGGCGTGGGTGTTGTCCCGGTTCGAGTTTCGGGGCCGGCGGACGCTCCGTTCCGTGACGATTCTGCCGTTCATCCTCCCGTCGATGTTGGTCGTCGTGGGGTTCTACGCGGCGTTCGGCACGGACGGCACGCTCGTCGAGCTGGCGTCGGCGGTAGGCCTGTCGACGCCGGATCTGGTGCCGTCGCTGCCGGCGGTCGTGGTGGCACACGCCTTCTACAACGCGCCGTTGGTGACACGGGTGGTGACGGCGGCCTACGAGCGCGTAGACGCCGGGGCGGTGGAGACGGCACGCGCGCTGGGGGCGTCCCGCCGACGAGCGTTCCGGGACGTGGTGGTGCCGCAGTTGTTGCCGGCGGTGTTGGTCGGCGCGACACTGACGTTCGTGTTCACGTTCGCCTCCTTCCCGATCGTGTTGGCGCTGGGTGGGGTACGGTTCGCCACCGTCGAGGTGTTGCTGTTCTCGGCGATCGAGCAGTTGGACTACGGCGAGGCGGCGGCGCTGGCGGTGCTGGAGACGGGGATCTCGTTGGTGCTGACGGCGGCGTACCTCCGCTACGAGCGGCGGGCGCGGACGGAACGCGGTGCCGTTCGGCCGTTGCCGCGCCGGTCGCTCCTCCCGGAGGGGTGGCGGGCGCCGGCGACGTGGACCGCGCGGCGACTCGGGTCGCGGCTGGCCGTCGTGGCGTACGGGCTGGTCGTCGCAGTCGTGTTCGTCGGCCCGTTGGCCAGCGTCGTGTACGAGAGCTTGGTGGTCGACGGGACGGTGACGACGACCGCTTACGAGTTCCTGATCCGACGCCAGCAGACGGGGGCGGCGTTCCAGGTGAAGCCGTGGCCGGCGGTACGAAACTCGTTGTTGTTCGGCGTGGCGACGCTGGTGATCGCGCTGCCGGCGGGGGTCGCGGTCGCGGTCACGACGCGGCGCGGTCGCGGGGGAACGCTCGTCGACCTGTTGTCTGCGGCACCGTTCGCGGTGTCGGGAATCGTCGTCGGGCTGGGGCTGTTGCGCGGGCTCGTGTTCGGCACCGTCGTGTTCGGCTACCGGGTGACGGTGTCGGGACCGGCCGCAATCGCGGCCGCCCACGCCGTCGCGGCGTACCCGTTCGTCGTCCGGAACGTCGCGCCCGCGATCGACGACCTGGACGAACAGCTCGTGGAGTCGGCACGGAGCCTCGGCGCCAGCCGGGCTCGTGCGCTCGTCGACGTGGAACTGCCGCTGATCTGGCCGGGGGTGCTCGCGGGTGCGGCGTTCGCGTTCGCGGTCAGCGTCGGTGACTTCGACGCGACGGTCGTTCTCGCGGAGGGTGGCGGGACGTACACGATGCCGGTGGCGGTCGAGCGGTACGTCGGGCGACGGCTCGGCCCGGCGACGGCGATGGGGACGGTGTTGTTGCTCGTGACGACGGTGTCGTTCGTCGTGTTGGACCGCGTCGGAGGTGAGGGGGTGTGA
- a CDS encoding thiamine ABC transporter substrate binding subunit, whose product MRRRAYLGAVGSGAAALLSGCQAQRVEDSSGQGAQTGTATDRADTLVVTTYPAFVNAPSSSPGAWLKREFESEFDATLVYQTPDSEINYYLERAIQGVDFEADVYVGLDTEMLLRVDGRRGEGQYTEPLFRSAADVSGRDRVRSGLEFDPDDRAVPFSTGYISLVWDATAEEGTFTAPETFEGLADGAAGRLLAQNPASSTTGKAFMLHTVDKFGPDGFLDYWERLREGGVTVLGSWSDSYAAYGNGEAPMVVSYSTDQVYANRADQNMDRHQIRFLDDQGYANPEGAALFRQTDAPKLAEEFLSFLMRPEIQAGVAKRNVTFPAIADAPLSETYDEYAQEPPEPVTFSYRELKGKVGGWTDQWTRRFAGN is encoded by the coding sequence GTGAGACGACGCGCGTACCTCGGAGCAGTCGGCAGTGGCGCGGCAGCGCTGTTGTCGGGCTGTCAGGCGCAACGGGTAGAAGACTCGAGCGGGCAGGGGGCACAGACGGGAACTGCCACGGACCGTGCAGACACGCTGGTCGTGACGACGTACCCGGCGTTCGTGAACGCGCCGAGCTCGAGCCCGGGCGCGTGGCTGAAACGCGAGTTCGAGTCGGAGTTCGACGCCACGCTCGTCTACCAGACGCCGGACAGCGAGATCAACTACTACCTGGAGCGGGCGATCCAGGGGGTCGACTTCGAGGCGGACGTGTACGTCGGCTTGGACACGGAGATGCTGTTGCGGGTGGACGGCCGGCGTGGCGAAGGGCAGTACACGGAGCCGTTGTTCCGGTCTGCGGCGGACGTGTCGGGACGCGACCGAGTGCGGTCGGGGCTGGAGTTCGACCCGGACGACCGCGCGGTTCCGTTCTCGACGGGCTACATCAGTCTGGTGTGGGACGCGACCGCCGAGGAGGGGACGTTCACGGCGCCGGAGACGTTCGAGGGGCTCGCCGACGGGGCGGCCGGTCGGCTGTTGGCACAGAACCCGGCGTCGTCGACGACGGGGAAGGCGTTCATGCTGCACACGGTCGACAAGTTCGGGCCGGACGGGTTCTTGGACTACTGGGAGCGCCTGCGCGAGGGCGGCGTGACCGTCCTCGGGAGTTGGTCGGACTCGTACGCGGCGTATGGCAACGGTGAGGCGCCGATGGTGGTGTCGTACTCCACGGACCAGGTGTACGCCAACCGCGCGGACCAGAACATGGACCGCCACCAGATCAGGTTCCTGGACGACCAGGGGTACGCCAACCCCGAGGGGGCGGCGTTGTTCCGGCAGACCGACGCGCCGAAGCTGGCCGAGGAGTTCCTCTCGTTCCTGATGCGGCCGGAGATCCAGGCGGGCGTCGCCAAGCGGAACGTGACGTTCCCGGCGATCGCGGACGCGCCGCTGTCGGAGACGTACGACGAGTACGCGCAGGAACCGCCGGAGCCAGTGACGTTCTCCTACCGAGAGCTGAAAGGGAAGGTAGGCGGGTGGACTGACCAGTGGACGCGACGCTTCGCCGGCAACTGA
- a CDS encoding prolyl oligopeptidase family serine peptidase has product MTQVTAADHHEIARPEDPQLAPDGEHVAFVRREPRDGETDERTVYVAPTDASGARRYTVRGGSDAEPRWSPSGDRLAFTSTRGEGDDRQLWVLPTGGGEARQVTEVVGGVSQIAWGPEGDRIAFVQSVDDADRDADRDLAVDAEYEPGESDPRVIDDTVYRTAQQYSDGARSQVYVVDLEADEVTRVTSGGHDHSSPAWADAETVYFVADRVGSDPDDSDEYDIVAYDTTSAETTGVHRAGGWPGPLAVTTAHEIAHTHTEPDRTTIRQTELHVYDREAGEGRELTADLDRTVGYEATPEWGPNEEVVYFTTPDEGATALWRAPGDGGTSPARVYRGGAVGGATVGETTVVARSEWDHPGDLFVVGGGEERRLTRLNESYLAETAVSEPESIAFESEQREVEGWVLTPPEFDETETYPLAVEVHGGPHAMWTTAGTMWHEFQTLAARGYVVFWSNPRGSTGYGEAYQGAIARDWGEVTLTDVLAGADEVTERSYVDETNVFLTGGSFGGFLTAWAVGQTDRFRAAVAQRGVYDLTGFYGSTDGAYKLVEGDYDTTPWEEPEFLWEQSPVGHAADVETPTLVVHSDRDYRTPANTAELFYRTLRKHGTDTRMVRYPREGHELSRSGEPDHVVDRIERIVRWFDGYSEHHDAERALDRPEGDGLTAGGDEGDADEGNGDAE; this is encoded by the coding sequence ATGACACAGGTCACCGCGGCAGATCACCACGAGATCGCCCGGCCGGAGGATCCACAGCTCGCGCCGGACGGGGAGCACGTCGCCTTCGTTCGTCGAGAGCCGCGGGACGGCGAGACAGACGAGCGGACGGTGTACGTCGCCCCGACGGACGCGAGTGGTGCGCGGCGGTACACGGTCCGGGGAGGGAGTGACGCGGAGCCGCGGTGGTCGCCGTCGGGTGACAGACTCGCGTTCACCTCGACACGTGGGGAGGGTGACGACCGGCAGCTGTGGGTACTCCCGACGGGTGGCGGTGAGGCGCGGCAGGTCACCGAGGTCGTCGGCGGGGTCTCACAGATTGCGTGGGGGCCCGAGGGCGACCGGATCGCGTTCGTCCAGTCGGTCGACGACGCGGACAGAGACGCGGACCGTGATCTCGCGGTCGACGCGGAGTACGAGCCGGGAGAGTCGGACCCACGGGTGATCGACGACACGGTGTACCGGACGGCACAGCAGTACAGCGACGGCGCCCGGAGTCAGGTGTACGTCGTCGACTTAGAGGCGGACGAGGTGACGCGGGTGACGAGCGGAGGACACGACCACAGTTCGCCCGCGTGGGCGGACGCGGAGACGGTGTACTTCGTAGCGGACAGGGTCGGTTCGGACCCGGACGACAGCGACGAGTACGACATCGTCGCGTACGACACGACGAGCGCGGAGACGACGGGTGTCCACCGGGCGGGCGGGTGGCCGGGACCGCTGGCAGTGACGACGGCTCACGAGATCGCACACACGCACACGGAGCCGGATCGGACGACGATCAGACAGACGGAGCTGCACGTGTACGACCGGGAGGCGGGCGAGGGCCGGGAACTCACCGCCGATCTGGATCGGACGGTCGGGTACGAGGCGACGCCGGAGTGGGGACCGAACGAGGAAGTGGTGTACTTCACGACGCCGGACGAGGGAGCGACGGCGTTGTGGCGTGCGCCCGGCGACGGGGGCACGTCGCCGGCGCGGGTGTACCGCGGCGGCGCGGTCGGAGGCGCGACGGTGGGAGAGACGACCGTCGTCGCGCGCAGCGAGTGGGACCACCCGGGAGATCTGTTCGTCGTCGGTGGTGGAGAAGAGCGGCGGCTGACGCGGCTCAACGAGTCGTACCTCGCGGAGACGGCGGTGAGTGAGCCGGAGTCGATCGCCTTCGAGTCCGAACAGAGGGAAGTCGAGGGGTGGGTGTTGACGCCGCCCGAGTTCGACGAGACGGAGACGTACCCGTTGGCGGTGGAGGTCCACGGCGGGCCACACGCGATGTGGACGACCGCGGGGACGATGTGGCACGAGTTCCAGACGCTGGCGGCCCGGGGGTACGTCGTGTTCTGGTCGAACCCGCGGGGGTCGACCGGCTACGGCGAGGCGTACCAGGGAGCGATCGCCCGCGACTGGGGGGAAGTGACGCTCACCGACGTGCTCGCGGGCGCCGACGAGGTGACGGAGCGGTCGTACGTCGACGAGACGAACGTGTTCTTGACGGGCGGGTCGTTCGGCGGGTTCCTGACGGCGTGGGCGGTCGGCCAGACGGACCGGTTCCGTGCGGCGGTGGCCCAGCGGGGCGTGTACGATCTGACGGGCTTCTACGGGTCGACGGACGGCGCGTACAAGCTCGTCGAGGGGGACTACGACACGACACCGTGGGAGGAGCCGGAGTTCCTGTGGGAGCAGTCGCCCGTGGGCCACGCCGCAGACGTGGAGACGCCGACGTTGGTCGTCCACTCGGACCGGGACTACCGGACGCCGGCGAACACGGCGGAGCTGTTCTACCGGACTCTGCGGAAACACGGGACGGACACGCGAATGGTGCGGTACCCGCGTGAGGGCCACGAGCTGTCCCGGTCCGGGGAGCCAGACCACGTCGTCGACAGGATCGAACGGATCGTGCGGTGGTTCGACGGCTACTCCGAGCACCACGACGCGGAGCGGGCGCTCGACAGGCCCGAGGGTGACGGGCTGACGGCCGGTGGTGACGAGGGAGACGCGGACGAGGGGAACGGTGACGCGGAGTGA
- a CDS encoding non-histone chromosomal MC1 family protein — translation MVRDDGKRNFALREGDGDEPSVFSGNTPRQAALKAARRLEPAGSEDAAEQTELRLREKGTDKVHIYDGWAWEETAPDNKPDWMPGEITEANVSKKGIEHLEE, via the coding sequence ATGGTACGTGACGACGGTAAGCGGAACTTCGCCCTTCGAGAGGGAGATGGGGACGAGCCCAGTGTGTTCTCCGGGAACACGCCGCGACAGGCGGCGTTGAAAGCCGCCCGTCGGCTGGAGCCCGCCGGCTCGGAGGACGCAGCCGAACAGACGGAGCTCAGGCTCCGCGAGAAGGGGACAGACAAAGTGCACATCTACGACGGCTGGGCCTGGGAGGAGACGGCACCGGACAACAAGCCCGACTGGATGCCGGGCGAGATCACCGAGGCGAACGTCTCGAAGAAGGGGATCGAACACCTAGAGGAGTAG
- a CDS encoding methyltransferase domain-containing protein, which translates to MYALELVGEEDDFAAAEAATAAATVELVAPGLAVARGLRTDRVSRLAYTRTASRVVGRTDADVESVRALLSAAAFDDTDATVAVRARDVRATAGVSTSRAERELGAVLVDHGFGVNLDDPDRELRVSFAGDTALVGWLVAESVRDFGERAPTDRPFFQPGSMAPLDARAYANLAGAGPGQTILDPMCGTGGLLIEAGLAGSRVVGVDAQTKMVRGARRNLGAYLDGEFALVRGDGTSLPVAADAVDGVVVDAPYGRQSKVAGHRLDELVGGALAEAARVARRCVLVGDRDWTTSAEEAGWSVRATFARRVHRSLVRHVHVLDGSE; encoded by the coding sequence GTGTACGCGCTCGAACTCGTCGGTGAGGAAGACGACTTCGCGGCTGCGGAGGCGGCGACGGCCGCGGCGACGGTCGAACTCGTCGCTCCCGGCCTCGCCGTCGCGCGTGGACTCCGGACGGACCGTGTCTCTCGGCTGGCGTACACGCGAACGGCGAGTCGGGTCGTCGGTAGGACGGACGCGGACGTAGAGAGCGTGCGTGCGCTGCTGTCGGCCGCGGCGTTCGACGACACGGACGCGACGGTCGCCGTCCGCGCCAGAGACGTCCGCGCGACGGCTGGAGTGAGTACGTCGCGCGCCGAACGAGAGCTCGGAGCGGTGCTCGTCGACCACGGGTTCGGCGTCAACCTGGACGACCCCGACCGAGAGCTTCGCGTCTCGTTCGCGGGCGACACCGCGTTGGTGGGGTGGCTCGTCGCCGAGTCCGTGCGTGACTTCGGCGAGCGTGCGCCGACGGACCGACCGTTCTTCCAGCCCGGGAGTATGGCACCGCTCGACGCCCGAGCGTACGCCAACCTCGCGGGCGCCGGACCGGGCCAGACGATCCTCGACCCGATGTGTGGCACCGGCGGTCTGCTGATCGAGGCTGGTCTCGCCGGCAGTCGTGTCGTCGGCGTCGACGCACAGACGAAGATGGTCCGTGGCGCACGCCGGAACCTCGGCGCGTACCTAGACGGCGAGTTCGCGCTCGTCCGGGGCGACGGGACGAGCCTCCCGGTCGCCGCCGACGCGGTCGACGGTGTCGTCGTCGACGCGCCGTACGGCAGACAGTCGAAGGTCGCCGGCCACCGACTCGACGAGCTCGTCGGGGGTGCGCTCGCCGAGGCGGCCCGCGTCGCCCGCCGCTGTGTGCTCGTCGGCGACCGGGACTGGACGACCTCGGCGGAGGAAGCCGGGTGGAGTGTGCGGGCGACGTTCGCCCGGCGTGTCCACCGTTCACTCGTGCGTCACGTCCACGTTCTCGACGGGAGCGAGTGA
- a CDS encoding protein sorting system archaetidylserine decarboxylase produces the protein MDTSFTTRFAPGVRRWATPVLAVALVSVPFAPPLAAVSLAVAGFVVWFFRDPERTTPDAAVVAPADGHVSVLRTDDDRVRVGIFMSPFDVHVTRAPTDGRVERLDHRDGGHRPAFSKESERNERLEYRVDDVDGALIAGWFARRITPYVDAGGELARGERTGHIAFGSRADLVLPPEYDPEDVTVAVGDAVRAGETVIVE, from the coding sequence ATGGACACGAGCTTCACCACGCGGTTCGCTCCGGGGGTGCGACGGTGGGCGACGCCGGTGCTCGCGGTCGCACTCGTATCTGTCCCGTTCGCGCCGCCCCTGGCTGCCGTCTCGCTGGCCGTCGCCGGCTTCGTCGTCTGGTTCTTCCGCGACCCCGAACGGACGACGCCGGACGCAGCGGTCGTCGCGCCCGCCGACGGACACGTCTCCGTGCTCCGGACGGACGACGATCGCGTGCGTGTCGGGATCTTCATGAGCCCGTTCGACGTTCACGTCACGCGCGCCCCGACCGACGGCCGTGTCGAACGGCTCGACCACCGCGACGGCGGTCACCGACCGGCGTTCTCGAAGGAGTCGGAACGCAACGAACGCCTCGAGTACCGCGTCGACGACGTGGACGGGGCACTGATCGCCGGGTGGTTCGCCCGCCGGATCACGCCGTACGTCGACGCCGGGGGTGAACTGGCCCGGGGGGAACGGACCGGTCACATCGCCTTCGGCTCGCGCGCGGATCTCGTGTTGCCGCCGGAGTACGACCCCGAGGACGTGACGGTCGCCGTCGGCGACGCGGTCCGGGCGGGCGAGACGGTGATCGTCGAGTGA
- a CDS encoding AAA family ATPase: MDGPTWTERHAPSLAELPQDSLRERLERAVDEPMNLVVHGPSGVGKTAGVRALADAAHENPDADLVEINVADFFDRTKKEIREDPRFAPFLAGRSSMPKRDMVNHVLKESAANAPVAGEYKTVVLDNAEAIREDFQQALRRVMEQYHRTTQFAIVTRQPSKLIPPIRSRCFPVPVRAPTTDEVIDVLAAICDREAVSVESEGLEFVASAAGGDLRRAILSAQATAVEHDEITMQTAYETLDSVGVDDDLRGALLDARGGDVRAARDTLDDLLYEEGFDGDTLLRELLRVSRSSSEIGADGAARLHALAGEVDLTMARGTDDRLHLTHLLTSWAAGRRSLDQELTASA, translated from the coding sequence ATGGACGGGCCGACCTGGACGGAGCGACACGCACCGTCACTGGCGGAACTCCCGCAGGACAGTCTCCGCGAGCGGTTGGAGCGCGCGGTCGACGAGCCGATGAACCTCGTCGTCCACGGACCGTCGGGGGTGGGGAAGACCGCCGGGGTTCGTGCGCTCGCCGACGCGGCCCACGAGAATCCGGACGCCGACCTCGTCGAGATCAACGTCGCGGACTTCTTCGACCGGACGAAGAAGGAGATCCGCGAGGACCCCCGTTTCGCCCCCTTCCTCGCCGGTCGGTCGTCGATGCCCAAGCGAGACATGGTGAACCACGTTCTGAAGGAGTCGGCCGCGAACGCGCCCGTCGCGGGCGAGTACAAGACGGTCGTACTCGACAACGCGGAGGCGATCCGCGAGGACTTCCAACAGGCACTGCGACGAGTGATGGAGCAGTACCACCGGACGACACAGTTCGCCATCGTCACCCGGCAGCCGTCGAAGCTGATCCCGCCGATCCGGTCGCGGTGTTTCCCCGTCCCCGTGCGGGCGCCGACGACGGACGAGGTGATCGACGTGCTCGCCGCCATCTGCGACCGCGAGGCGGTGTCTGTGGAGTCGGAGGGGCTGGAGTTCGTCGCCAGCGCCGCCGGCGGCGACCTCCGCCGGGCGATCCTGTCGGCACAGGCGACCGCCGTCGAACACGACGAGATCACGATGCAGACGGCCTACGAGACGCTCGACAGCGTCGGCGTCGACGACGACCTCCGCGGAGCGCTGTTGGACGCCCGTGGCGGCGACGTGCGCGCGGCTCGCGACACACTGGACGATCTGTTGTACGAGGAGGGGTTCGACGGGGACACACTGCTGCGAGAGCTGTTGCGCGTCTCCCGCAGCAGTTCCGAGATCGGCGCGGACGGCGCCGCCCGGCTCCACGCCCTCGCGGGCGAGGTAGACCTCACGATGGCGCGTGGCACCGACGACCGACTCCACCTCACCCACCTCCTCACGTCGTGGGCTGCCGGGCGTCGGTCGCTCGACCAGGAGCTGACAGCGTCCGCCTGA
- a CDS encoding Zn-ribbon containing protein: MPHECTNCGRTFPDGSKEMLSGCPDCGGNKFKFDPSSGADTAEGESETRGGSDPTERTTTDSPDPTERTTTNSPDPTERTTTNSPDPTERTTTNSPDPTERTTTDSPDPTERTTTNSPDPVDSDRTTSTDSSVDTDDPFESHDWPDTASTTPPDAHDKTGSAGEPTLDDDRQRRRETEKTRETRGTSETPETHETRGTSETRETRETPQTDTEGNTSQESNTSPDRPGSVTGDRPHADVETDPAPSARDDGGDPSVEDTAQADARSAIVSGDELPEYRDDGSDPESGSAPATEPDTTPAESGATSDTGSDASPDSTPAASRPDETQEPVVDSEFERMREELNDQFESIRIVRPGEYELNLVELYDREEFIISLREDGRYVIEMPEAWDSPED; the protein is encoded by the coding sequence ATGCCTCACGAATGCACGAACTGCGGGCGAACGTTCCCCGACGGCTCGAAGGAGATGTTGTCGGGCTGCCCGGACTGTGGGGGTAACAAGTTCAAGTTCGACCCGTCGTCCGGAGCGGACACCGCCGAAGGCGAGAGCGAGACCCGAGGTGGCTCCGACCCGACCGAACGGACCACCACCGACTCGCCCGACCCGACCGAACGGACCACCACCAACTCGCCCGACCCGACCGAACGGACCACCACCAACTCGCCCGACCCGACCGAACGGACCACCACCAACTCGCCCGACCCGACCGAACGGACTACCACCGACTCGCCCGACCCGACCGAACGGACCACCACCAACTCGCCCGACCCAGTCGACTCCGACCGCACCACCTCCACCGACTCCAGTGTCGACACGGACGACCCGTTCGAGTCCCACGACTGGCCCGACACTGCGTCGACGACACCCCCGGACGCCCACGACAAGACGGGCTCTGCCGGAGAGCCAACGCTCGACGACGACCGTCAGCGCCGACGCGAGACGGAGAAGACGCGAGAGACACGCGGAACATCCGAGACACCGGAAACGCACGAGACACGCGGGACATCCGAGACGCGAGAGACCCGGGAGACACCACAGACGGACACCGAGGGCAACACGTCCCAGGAGTCGAACACCTCACCGGACCGGCCGGGTTCGGTGACGGGTGACCGTCCACACGCAGATGTCGAGACGGACCCCGCTCCGTCCGCCCGGGACGACGGCGGCGACCCGAGCGTCGAGGACACCGCGCAGGCCGACGCCCGCTCGGCGATCGTCTCCGGCGACGAACTCCCGGAGTACCGCGACGACGGTTCCGACCCGGAGTCCGGCAGTGCACCGGCGACGGAACCCGACACGACTCCCGCGGAATCGGGCGCCACATCCGACACGGGATCCGACGCCAGTCCCGACTCGACACCGGCAGCCTCACGGCCGGACGAGACACAGGAGCCGGTCGTCGACTCGGAGTTCGAGCGGATGCGAGAGGAGCTCAACGACCAGTTCGAGTCGATCCGGATCGTCCGCCCGGGAGAGTACGAGCTGAATCTCGTCGAACTGTACGACCGCGAGGAGTTCATCATCTCACTGCGCGAGGACGGCCGGTACGTCATCGAGATGCCGGAGGCGTGGGACTCTCCCGAGGACTGA
- a CDS encoding DUF2073 domain-containing protein codes for MAEATTHDGEADGVRMDLISGARMDGLTSMEKIRLILDSVRDGDIVVLEEGLTPDEESRLIEVTMTEISPDDFSGIEIETYPRPSSSSGGFISRLTGSETEGNKLTVIGPANQIETIEKDEDFISTLVSRK; via the coding sequence ATGGCAGAGGCAACCACGCACGACGGCGAGGCAGACGGTGTCCGGATGGACTTGATCAGCGGAGCCCGGATGGACGGTCTGACCTCGATGGAGAAGATCCGGCTGATCTTAGACTCCGTCCGCGACGGCGACATCGTCGTCTTGGAGGAGGGGCTGACGCCCGACGAGGAGTCGCGGCTGATCGAGGTGACGATGACGGAGATCAGTCCGGACGACTTCTCGGGAATCGAGATCGAGACGTACCCACGCCCCAGCAGTTCCTCGGGCGGGTTCATCAGCCGACTCACCGGCTCCGAGACGGAGGGAAACAAGCTCACCGTGATCGGTCCGGCGAACCAGATCGAGACCATCGAGAAAGACGAGGACTTCATCAGCACACTCGTCTCCCGGAAGTAG